Part of the Nitrosopumilus piranensis genome is shown below.
TACTTTGTACTAACATTATACAAAGCAATTGAGCTGTCACCATGTAACTGCCCGTTTTTGGTCTTAAGCTCTTTTGCCTTTGATATTTTTTTGTGATTCAATAACCTCAAATTCCATTTTTAATTTTCTTTGTGTGATTAGTTGCTTTATGAATTGCATTCTTTTTTTGATAAATTCATCATTAATCTCTTGATTTAATTTAAAATGATCAAACATAATCTTTTCATTACATTTTACTTTGATGTGATCCATATCCTTTATGATGAACACACCAATTGCCCAAAAGAGACCGACATGAAATGCAATGTATTTTGATTGCAAATCCGTCACTTTATTTTTGTACATTTGAACATGTTCTCTTTCTTGCTTCGCGGTGGAATCACCAGTTTCAATAATCCATGAGATTTTTTCATCATTCCCATCAAAGTAGAAAACATGTTCCAATTGTCATCCAAAAAGTGGTTTTTTGTCAATATATTTTGAATCCTTCACTTATGATCAAAGATTGAAAGGTGTAGATATGCTTGAATCTCACGCCTTCTTTTCAAAAATGGTTGATGAACTCGTGGAATTCTCTGAATATGATCCTGAATTAGCTGATGGAATAAAGTGGCTTGATGAGCAGGCACAGAAAAAAGGTATCACATTTTATGATATGGTTTTTGAAGTGTTATACAAGCATGATGTAAATTCTAAAGCTAAAGATTGGCTTAGCACAAGAAATTAAAAAATTATTTTCTCAAGTCTAGTGTTTTGTATTCACACCCTTCAGGACCGCAATACTTTCCAACATAGGTTGCTTTTGGTCTGTATAAAGCTGGTTTTGGTGCAGCTTCTGCAAACTTTTCTTCTATGATATGTGCTGCCCATCCAACAACTCTTGATATTGCAAATATTGGAGTGTTCAAATCTACTGGAATTTTTAGCATATAGTAAATTGATGCACTATACAAATCGACATTTGGATAGATGTCTTTTCCTTTTTGTGACTTCATTTCAGAAATAGTTGCAGTCTCAATTTTTTCTGTCATATCAAACCATGGCTCTTTTGTTTTTTCTGCAAGTTTTCTTGATAATTCTTTTAGTACTTGTGCTCTAGGATCATAAGTTCTGTAAACTGCGTGACCCATTCCCATTATTCTTTCACCGGCACTCATTTTCTCTTTAATCCATGGTTCAACTTTTTCAATTTCTTGAATTTCTAATAACATCTTCATGACTTCAGTGTTGGCTCCTCCGTGTAACTCTCCACTTAATGCTCCAATTGCAGCACTAACTGCTGAATACATGTGAGCTCTAGTTGACGCAACTTGTCTGGCTGTAAATGTTGATGCGTTGAATGTGTGGTCTGCATGTAAAATTAAACATACATCAAAAACCTTCTCTACTTCTGGGTCTGGTTTTTCTCCTGACATCATGTATAGAAAATTTGCTGCATGACTTAGAGATGCATCTGGATCCACTATTGGTAATCCATTTCTAATTCTCTGCCAACTTGCAATTATAGTAGGTGTTTTAGCAATTAGGTTGATTGCTCTATCATAACTTGCTTCTTTGTTTGAGAATTCCTCATCATAATATCCTGCAAGTGCCGCAACAAATGCTTGAAGCATATCCATAGGATCTGCATCTTTTCTCCAATTTCCCATGTTTTTTTGCATCTGTTTTGGAATGTATCTTGCCTCAACTAATTTTGAATTAAATTCATCAAGTTGTGCCTTTGTTGGTAGATTATCATAAAGCAGCAAGTATGCTGTCTCCTCAAATGTTGAATTTTTAGTAAGATCTAAAATATCAAATCCTCTATAGATTAGCTTGCCTTTCTCACCATCAATGTTTGAAATTCTTGTATCTGCAACCTCAATTCCTCGTAAGCCAATATTTTTTGTCTCCATACTGAGCCTAGCAAAAATTCTTCTATTATATTTTCGCTAAAATTATGTCTATGAAATTTAGTAATTAGTCTAATATGCCAACTTTTGGTCCTAAATGAGAATTTTTAATCAAAAATTAAATGACTCCAGTAGAACGCAAAAAATTACAGAAACTTGATGATTTAATCCTTAATGCATCTTCTGAAGAATTAAAAAAAATTCAAGAAATTGATCACCAAAACCAGATGGAGGGACTGTCTCTTTATGATGTATATCTTGATTCAAGCTCTTTGATAAATCAAAGCGTCAAAAAACCATCTAGAAAATTAAAGTAACCATTCTTCATTTAAATGAGGGGTTGTAGTTTTTCTTGATATTGGCTGCATCAAAGATAAAGAAACCTGTCGCAAAAAAAATCAACAACTAAAAAGGCTACAAAAAAAAGTTTAACAAAAAAGACTGCAACTAAAAAAACTGTTAAAAAAACACCAAAAAAAGCAGCTAGCAAAAAAATTACAAAATCAAAGCGCATCAAAGTAATTTGTATTTCTCATAAAGAAGATGCTGATGGCATTAGCTCTGCAGCATTAATTCGACAAGCATTTGGCGGAGATGCTGTATTAGTTGATTATCCTGGTCAGATGGAGGCATTACAACAAGTAATTAAAGATGAAAAATTAAAATCATTATACATCTGTGATTTGGGTCTGAGTAAAAAAACTCAAGATGAGTTTATTGATATTATGAAAACTTTGAGAAAAAATAAAGTTTCAATTACATACATTGATCACCATGATATTGATCCTAATGTTGTAAAGTCCTTGCAAAAACTCAAAGTCAAAGTAATTCATGACATAAACGAATGTACCACTGTTCAAGTTTACAATGCTTTCAAATCAAAACTAAATGAGCATGCCACCTTTGTTGCAACATGTGCTGCTATTACTGATTATATGGAAGACCGCCCATTAGGTTCTAAATTACTTCAAATGTATGATAGACAATTTGCACTCATTAGTGCTACTGTTCTAACATACAATATTGTTGGACACCAAAAGGAACCTGATTATCTGTTGTATTTGGTTGAAGAGCTAGCCGAATCTAAATTCCCTCATGACATTCCAAACACCTTTGAGTTTGCACAAATTCAAGTTGAAAAATTATCACAAATGATTGCCAAAGTCAAGGCAGGCATGAAAACAATGAAGAATCTTGGATACATGGAGATTACCGATGCAGGTGCTAGTGGTGCTGTCAACTTTGTGATGGGATTATCTGGAAAAGATGTTGGTGTTGCATACAAAGAAAGAGTAGATCATGGAATCTATGCTGTATCTGTTAGAGGCTCTAAAAACTGCAAAGTGCATTTGGGAAAAATCGTCAATATTCTGGCAACTGATCTTGGTGGCTCTGGCGGTGGCCATAACAGAGCATGTGGTGCAGTAATCCCAAAACCAAAAATAAAAAAATTCATTACAGAATTAAATAAAAAAATAAAATAATCACTGTAAGAATCTAGGTATTCTTTTTGCAACATGGGCAATTGAAATTCTACCTGGACCTGCTGCAATAATTGCCAGCACTGCTGCAAGCATCACCAAATCCCATTCCCATCCTCCTTGGGATACAAAGAATCCACTTTCCCATCTAATGTGAAATATTGCTCCAAGCAAAATTATTGCAAACACTGCACCAGTAATCCTGGTTAGAACTCCTGCAATCAACAAGATTCCTCCAATGAATTCAGCTAATGCAATTGGTAATTGCATTTCTGGAGGCATCCCAATACTTGATAACCATTCTTGCCAACTAGGATCAAACTTCTTTAGACTGTGTACAAGAAATATGGCTCCTATCGAAGCACTGATTCCCCAATGGGTGATGTCATGCAAGATGTTTCCTTTGAGAACTGCTTCTGTTTTCATGCGTACACGACCTTGAATTTTATTAAAAGGATTTTTCCAAATTAAACCCCAAGTTGGAACAATTGTTTAATATTTTGTAAACTCAATTTATTGCAAATTGAACTTCAAAGTAGTACTTCCTGTCATAGCAGTTGCTATTGCAGTTGGTGTATTGGTAATTTCTTTTGATGACAACTCTGTTAAA
Proteins encoded:
- a CDS encoding DoxX family protein, whose amino-acid sequence is MKTEAVLKGNILHDITHWGISASIGAIFLVHSLKKFDPSWQEWLSSIGMPPEMQLPIALAEFIGGILLIAGVLTRITGAVFAIILLGAIFHIRWESGFFVSQGGWEWDLVMLAAVLAIIAAGPGRISIAHVAKRIPRFLQ
- a CDS encoding citrate synthase is translated as METKNIGLRGIEVADTRISNIDGEKGKLIYRGFDILDLTKNSTFEETAYLLLYDNLPTKAQLDEFNSKLVEARYIPKQMQKNMGNWRKDADPMDMLQAFVAALAGYYDEEFSNKEASYDRAINLIAKTPTIIASWQRIRNGLPIVDPDASLSHAANFLYMMSGEKPDPEVEKVFDVCLILHADHTFNASTFTARQVASTRAHMYSAVSAAIGALSGELHGGANTEVMKMLLEIQEIEKVEPWIKEKMSAGERIMGMGHAVYRTYDPRAQVLKELSRKLAEKTKEPWFDMTEKIETATISEMKSQKGKDIYPNVDLYSASIYYMLKIPVDLNTPIFAISRVVGWAAHIIEEKFAEAAPKPALYRPKATYVGKYCGPEGCEYKTLDLRK